A region of the Drosophila subpulchrella strain 33 F10 #4 breed RU33 chromosome 3L, RU_Dsub_v1.1 Primary Assembly, whole genome shotgun sequence genome:
AATGACTTACCTTCGCTCAGCATTGCTACTCCCACTGACACAATAATTAATCCATTAATTCAATTTAACTCGATGCGCAgtcaaaatttatttattgaccACTTTAACTGGCACTGCTCAGTCATTTATAATCCAAAAGGTCGTATAAAAGAAGTGCATAGGTAAATAAATTGAACATTATTTATCAAAATGAATGACACTACGGCCAACCCGCAGCAATTTGCATTTATTCTATAATTACACAACAAAAGCAATTAAATTCAACTTAATCAAATTGCAAATTGACAGCTTCAAATGCAGAATCGCCCCTCGATAAAACAAATGCAATTGACctgaatttcaaattgcaAGTATCGAGCACGATTTTACCTCCTCCCTTGAACCAGTATCGAACATCTTTCACTGCCGAAGCCCAATCAATAATCGAACGTGTGAAGGGAGATATAGCAGATTGATGACAAAAATTTGAGGGACTCAAGAAAATGGTTGCTTGAAGTGGCCCgcgttaataaaaaatgtaaattatatGCACAATTTGAACAAAGAAATCCAAcacaataaatacaaattagaTGAAATGTCAAGGCAAGGACAGGGCAAGTGGATTACATGGGAACTGTTCGCTGGGGTGAACCAAAAGTGATAGAGCCTATTACAATATATATTCAATAAGGTTGAGAGTTACAtcttatagtttattttttatcatacaattttcattatatggatattattttttagcaGATTTGTTTCTACAATATAAAAACCATTCACTTATAtataaactatatatatataaatttaaaatcataatGTGAAAACGCAGGTCTTTCTAGTACCGAAATGCTTCATTTTTACATAAACTCTGATTTaatgttaaatattataaaatcgAACTAAATCTATTTCCTATTATAGCTTGGTGTATTAAAGTCAAGTTAAGGTCCCACCCAAAAGCATTGTCATGCTTCCTCGCTGGCTAAAACATGGCGCCAATCCAATCCGcctgcccgagtcctgaccaAGTACAAGTTTCAAACTCACGTAGGACGTCGTGACCCCCCTCCCCTGAGAAAATCCTGCGAAAAGCCATCTCCACTCCCAATCCTTGATGTCTGCTGTTATCGCTGAGGGCGATATTTTCAATGCGCTGTCGGTAAAAACTACGCACTTTTAGTTGGTCGCCTCTGTCCGCCGATGTTTTCAGCGAGTTGTCTGCCgttttttcgctttttttttgctcTTCTCACTAGCCAAAGGCGGGAcatgaatattttaaagaactCGCAGGACTCATCGCAAGATTGAGACGATGTTTTAGATGTTAGATGGCGAGCGAGGAGATGCAGGAGCCGCGCACACGCACAATGAATAATTTAAGGACCCCGAAGACAGACGGGTCCTGGCATCATCAAATAAATGCCAAATGAGCAATCAAAGTGCCATGAAAGACTAACTAAGCAGAGCCACCGACTGATGAGCAGCTGTAAAAAATGATGTACACGAATTATCGGGACAGTGGGTGGTTTTGGCTGTTGTGGGGGGTTTTCCGTGTTTTTGGTGGGGTTTCCAGCCAAGTGGGCGCTGTTTTGGTCCGCAAATGAAGCGCGTAAACAGCAAATAAAGTTGGGAGAAATTTTTACGCATTTTGGCTtgcataaatattaaaaagttttttttcggTTCCTTAGCGCGGAGTAGAAATCTGTGTACCTACTTTTAAggtatgtatatttttataacgTGAAATTTGGGGAATAATGGCCAACcagaatttataaaaaatgtaattcttAACCTAAATATTTTCTGAAAAATAATTGAGAATGCAAAATGAGAAAAAAGTATAGTTACTTTTACGTTTTATATCACGATTAAGAAATATTGATATTCTTAACcaaattattaattgaaaCAACGGgcttatttaataattaaatattaaacacgtttaattaatttatgaatTTAAGATACCTTGTTGAATTATTATTTCAGTTTTTACTCGTTTTTCTAattccccaaaaaaaaatcgatctTTTATTGTAACAAAGAACTTATTTCAGTATCCACTTGGCAAATTTGCTAAGAAATTTTAAAGTGGCCTACGCACCGAAGACAAAAGAAAATAGCTGGGAAAACTGAATTATAGATTCAACTCTAGGCGAAGAACTTGGCATGCGCCGCTCCTTGCTGGAAGACAAAAACTTATTATACGCCCGGGCTTTTGCCGCATCAGCTGGGGCCcgttgggtggttgggtgtTTGGATGGGTGGCAAGTGGGGGCTGCACTCACAGCCCCGTATTGTCGATACATAAGCAATTGGTATGTACAACTGCGCCTCCTGGCTTTCCGCTTTTCCCACCACTTCCCCCGGCGACCCGAGAGAGAAATGCGGTTATGAATTCCTGAACAGAAAAGTCGGGGGGCAAAAGCATCGACTGCAGTCGCTTCGCACAAGAGGCTgaagttttttattaaaacttGTGCAGCGAAATGAGCGTCAGgctaaataaaatatacatataaaagaaaaaaaatcggAAAGTTTCATAAAACATTTGTGACTTTGCGCAATTTTTATGGCTCTCAACTTTAAGTTGCCCGTGTGGGCCAAATGGAGAATAAGGAACAGGGGCATTAACTAGGCAACTATTGGACGGGGAGGTCTACAAGACCCGGGCACGTTTTGTGGCCACAGTTCGAAACGAAAGTGGAAGAATTTATTGCACTGACACACTAAGATGCTTCTTATGTTGTTATCGAAATGGGCCAAATGCGCTCAGGCGAATAAATTGAATGTACCCCACCGTGAGGTAGATAGAAAGAAATATATTGTCTAGGTTAGTGGAATACGTAGGGGGATTATTGATCTTGAGTTGGTGTGGATAAAAAAGTGGATTGTATCAGggaatttttaagaaattcaaTAGAGCTTGAAATATTGGTAAGTTATGCGGAAGTTGTATTGCTCTTTACCCACTAACTAAACTAAAACTAACTTCCAgacaaatattttgtatagcTTTCGAAAACAACACAGTTGCTCTTCGCAAACGTCATCgcttttaattaaacacaCGTTCATTGACTTAAATGGGCGTAACAAAACCCTATTTATGTGCACTTTGAACCTCTCATCTGTGCTTACTCACAATTGTCTGAAATATCGTTTCGGTTGTTAAGTTGAAATGCCAGAGCACAAAAGCACACCAGAAATCGACAGATACCATGGCTGAAATGCAACAACTTAAGCTTTTGGCAGCCGCACAATGCACAAATCCCAGTTTCGGCTTAAATGCCAAACAAATTTTGCAACAAATTCTGCCGTTATCGAAATGACCCATTGACTGCTCTGCATTTTGGCTCACACACACTCCTACCCAAACACCAATACAGGCGCAAACAAACACTCTCGAACCCATATCGCTCTAATGAAACGCAATATCTTCGAGACAATGCTAATTGCCAACGATGCAAACAGAAGCTGCATTGAGCGCAGCATATGCAACCGAATTATCGGGAGAAATTCTAGTGTCcctgcactgagaaaaaatatgtcaatttatttgaatagttttaaatgttataaTACAATTTTCTTATGAAAAGTGGGTATAACTTCAAGCTGTAAAGTAAAGGTTATGGTTCTTTTATAACATATATACAAagtttttaaatacttaagctaagattatgtttaatttatactgcaaatatttttcaagttTATTTGCGTCAATTGTTTTAATCAAGTTTTAAAATGAAtcatttttaagtttaaaatataattctttttatgacattttatattctttactttaagcttaaaatttaaaactgtAATCCCACATTCAAAATAAGTTCATTTTTTTCGGTGGCTTTGTGCGAGTGTGGCTGGTTTGTTTATGTGTAAATGTTTGTGTATAAGCATTCATTCCTCTGAACGTTTCgttaacttggccaaaagccaATTTTCGGCCAAAACGCATGCCAAATTTGCCAAAAACGGAGCGAAACGAAATAAGAGAAATAGCTAAATATTGTATGATATCGATGAGGCAGGCAGTTCTGCAGAGCAACTCCCCAACACACAGAAGCCCCTTCGTGTTATTCGAAAAGTAGTTCAGCAATGGCAGCAAAGCGCACTGACAGGCCattgaaatgcatttttataccctgTGGTTTTCGAGGGGTCAATGATGTTTAGAGACTCTTTATAGAGCGGTGTACGTTATTATGTTACattatatagaaaatatatataagaaagtaatttttataataacttaAAGGGGtttttcataattaattattataattattattattcataTAGTACTACTTTTGTAATTCATCAGATATGTAatgcttattttattttcagaaGGGTTCCAATTGTAAACTTGTTGGTTCTGGACACTTTAAATATAACTTGATTAATATGCATTTAACATTATTCATTATGGCCGACGGCAGAAGAGGGTATGTAGCCTTTTCAAATCTTGAACATCCCTCCGGCTGCTCGTTTATTGTTGCCATTTATGGGATATTCGTGAAATATGACTCCAGTTATCCACTGGCAAGGGAGAACTTGCCTGACTTTGCCGCCTCCCCGGGGCCAATCAATATCTCATGGcagcccaaaagtatgcaaacgAGCCCCCAAACAAAAGCTTCGATGATAGAACTTGGACTGCACTCACCTGCAGTTGCATCGTGGGCGGTGGCACTGCCACCCTGTTCCACCTGATTTAGGCCCTCCACGCTGGACCGCGTCTTTTTGCCACGCCAAACGCTGACGCCACAGCACTCGGCGCAGCAGCAGAAGACAAAGCCCAGGATGAGCAGGATCCAGGCGGATACCATGAGGACTATGGTGGAGGTGGACCTATAGCTGTAGTTCTCCTCCCCCAAAAGAACCAGAACACTCTCCGCCGTGAGATTGGCATGGGTCGCACTGCCATTTGCATGGAAATCCAGCAATCCGGCCTCCAAGGTCGGTCCATAAAAGCCGTCGACATTGGCCAAAGCCGCGTAACTACTGCCCACCGTATGCAGATATGGTTGCACTTTGGTCAAACGCACCACTGTGTAATTAGCCATGATTGCACCACTCACTCactcaatcaatcaatcaccTTAACAGTTTATTATAAACCGAATTTGGCACGAAAACCAATATACTGAGCCGCCAAACGTGACCGTTTCTTTGGTAACCCGCCAACAAACTGAACTAGTTGGACTGTTCTACGATTATTccatatattatttattttgtccCTTCGGTTTTTCGCTTTTAGATTTCGGATCTCGGTTTGGTGTGTGGAAAACAGCGACAATAGCTGGCGACTGAACCGCGGCTCGAAAAGATTGTTTTAATGCCCGCAATCTACGTTATCACATTGTGTATTTAAGCAGATAGATCGAGCGAAGTGACAGAATCTCGTCTCTTGTTTAAACAATATTGTACGCGTGTTAACGCCTGCCTGccagtttttgttttgttattttttagaCAGGTCTGTTTCAGCGTATTCCTCTCGCGGATTTTTGACCGACTTTTGTTTACCAGCGAGAGCCGCAGTTATAGTGGTTCATTCTCAGCCCGATCGGCTGTGGTGGGTCTCTCCCTGGGCCCGTGGTAAAGCTCTGTTCTGGAGAATGGCCAGAAGCTTTCAGCAATTCTTTAAGGAGATTCTACTGTGTATTGATCTTTAGTTATTTATTATTCACTATTGACATCGATTTATCAAAAAggtttgttaaaaataaaaatagctgttttaggtttttagaatatattttattaggtATATTATGCTGATTATACAGTATTATATAATAGCATAGCTTGCATGCCCTAGCAgtgttataaaatattatttttttaaaaaacaaattatttgtcaCTACCGTAcgagtttttttaaattcttagccttgtcttatattttttaatgaccCTAGTTTacgtttttataattaataagacatacgaaacattttaatattcgTTACTTTACCAACAGCTTTTTATAgccaaaaaaaagtatatttaaataCGAGAATAGctacttaaaaattaaaaaaaaagtgctGTGTAAATAATGCAGCCGAATCAACACAGACATAAGCAATGAATTTCCACATGCCAGACGACAGTTTTACATCTTAGTTCAAATATGATAGATATACGATACAAAGATAGCGGAAGAATTTCAAaacgtgttttttttttatcaaacaTTTAGACCTATTAGCGTTCTTATATAActacaatataataaaaaatgcccctttcctaattatattaaaAGAGCAGAAGATTATAAGCGAATGCTCAGATtgataatacattttttaaaacaagcTATAATCGTGGTAATCGATGCTCCGATCCCTTGgctataatttaaaaaaaaagtctgGGTAAACAGTAAGGAATACATGCTGTTTAAATATGCAAagcctaaaaaaaattaatgcaGTGAATTTTAACATGCCAGCCATCAGTATTATTTTTCTGTTAAGAGCTGTAAGATATACAAGGAGAATATGGGAtcacgtttttatttaaatttactaTGCGTTTTACTGCTAGTAGGTAAGACAataaaataactaaataaaattGTGAGATTTCAATGTTTTATTACATAGACTTCGGACGACCAAACatagaaaattataattatgttGATCCTGAGGAGCCCCTAGATGATCACCTAACCCGGCCTAATGTGGAGTATCCTCAAAGCGATAATGAAGTTAATGAATATTACGATGATCATTATGAAAACGAGGATCATATTACAATTGACCCTACCGATCCACCAGATCCTCAAACCGAGGCATCATCTGATATTGGTGATCAATCATACGATGATCATTTAACAACTGAAGTTGAATTTTTTGATGACAATGTGAATGACGAATATGATGAACAACCCTTTCCGGAAATATTAGATGCCTCCATTGAAGGTGTGCTACATAACGATCAAGAATATTCAGACTTAGATCTCGATCCAAATATTAACGAAATAGAAGATCGAATAGTGCGGTATGCAATGCAAAAGTGGCGTGAAGAAATTTGAGTTACTTTGCTTATGatttgtaaataaaaagatttttcagTTCTACTTTAATGCTCtctttagtttttatttaatcatccATTTGTGTACAAGTTTCCAGTGAATCAGTCCCTCCTGCGCTCCATGCCAGCCAATTCAGCAACGTCGGCGCAGCTCATGCGTCGCTCCCAACCTAATGGAGAATACATTTCTATTAAAAGCCGAAAATCTATAAGGTGTTATATCCAGGACTTacccaagcagctcaacctgGAGAGCTCACAACGTCCTACATTCCTCCAGCGCCAATTCCTTTGGGTCTTTTCTCTGCACTGCCTATTAAAGTTGGGCAGTTCGCGATCGCTTGGATTATTCAGACGTCTCACGCAGGATTCACATCTCCGGGCAATTTCATCGCAGTCTCGTTCTTGGCCAGCAACCAGGGTCAAGCACAGGACtaaaaatcagaaattaatttaaattctttaaaaacgTATAACTTTTATTCTGACCCGAACTCACCAGCAAATACGCTCAAAAGGGTTTTAAGATGCATTGTTTTTGCTTGGCGTCTCTTGAGAGGAACTTATCAGTGGGCTCACTACAGATCTCATCGATCTGACTTGACTTTATATAAACACCCAAAACAACGAAAATCACGCAGGGCAGATGTTTTAAAACATGTGGAAGTTTTTTCAATCAGGGATAAAAGCCTTTTATATGGAATGGAAAAGTTTCAGGAAATGTATCAGAAATAGGACACCTTTACATAAAATTGAATAGGCCATTTATTCTGCTTCCTGAATGTAATAATACCAGGTATTCATAAAAACTGAAGTTTATTCCTTCAAAGCGATTTGCACTTTATAAAAGCCCAAGTGGAGGGTCGATCTCATCACAGAAGAAGAAGGGAGTTTTGGCAGCAAAGTCACCATGTCGAAGATCATTCTGTTTATTGGTAAGGACCTGCGAATAAAAGGTTATACTGCCAAATCTAATCCAACCCTTTTTTAGCATTAATTTGCCTTTGCGTGGTCGTTCATGCTCAAAATGAAAGGGAAATTTGCAGGCGTGTGAATGACAGATGTCTGTCCAGGGCCGAAAGAAATGGAAGGAACAACGATGTCTCGGACAGTTTCAACGAAAGCTGTCGCCGTACCGAGAGGAACTGGCGCAACATCACCCGGTGCGAACTCGCAAGGGCCACTTGTATTTGTAAGGATCATAAAGTTCACTATCattcttaatattttaatttattatttaatttaaaatattttctttgtgcAGTGACTCTGGAACGATGTGAATCCTTGTCCTGTGAGAATGTCAGGCGAGCTGTCGATCGCCGACCCACCGAGTAAGGAAACAATGCCGCTCTTATCGATTTTTCAAAGACAAAGTGAAAACTATTGAACTGCGAAATAATAAACACTTTAATGCTCTGTATTGAATGTTGTACATTTTTTCATTGAATTTTTTGGGAAATCGTTTATTCATTTCAACAGAGAGAAGCTCGGGGACATAATGGATATTTAGTTTAATGTTGaacaaaaatcattttaagtATGAAACATGTAGAAGGAACATTTCATTGCGGTCTTtataaattgtaaatattgAGGTAGAGTTCAACAATTatgcatttttatttattgccaTATTTGCATGAAAGGCATTGAGCATATATGAGTAACATCGTATCTCGAATATTCTAAGACTAAGTATTTGCATCTTTAACATTTATATCTTAGTGCTTTGAatcaatattaatattatttgtttgtatttaatataaatttaaaatacaacattttttattgtttcttttttttaagtttaacaAATATCTGGGTACAAAATTAAAGCATATTTAAGATTGCATAACTATCACATAATCCTTGGTTTACCTTCTGCTACCTTCATAATACTctatatttcattttaatgaTGAACCAAAAGCTCGAAGGAGTTTAACTACCTTTGCACATGTGCATGTGCatgcattttatatttatgtttatacaATTGTTCCAACGACGCACCATTTATAAGAAAAGAGTGTACACGacgcattttttatttattcgaaAAAGAGACCTTGAGCAGAAATGATCCCAATAAGCTCTGCAAAGCTAAATAGCAAACTGGCAAACAGGTCTCTCCAAAGTGAAGGTGAATATGCTGTAGTTAAATTCAttacaataataattaatataacTAACTAAAAGATCGATCGTGCAAGAGGGGTTGCATTAGCCTGCTGATTGGAATGGTGCTCGGAGTTTGCTTAGCTGGAATCATCTTTTACCCAACGTTACCAAACGAAGTCTACCGGAATAACTCGCAGAATATATTGAAAATTATTAAACTGGAAGTGCCACGAAATGTAAGCGAGAATGCCACATCGAATTCGAAGTTAGGAGTTGTAAGCGTTTCGCCCGAATTGAGTATTAATAGTACCCACGAAGCTTCAGATgaagttaataaaagtaatgatatttaaattgaattactTAAGAGCTTTTCATATTTATACTTCAACGTAAAAACGATAAAttgttaatatttaattaaactaATGATCCTTTTTGACTAGATTGTTATAAAATGTAATCTGTGCTTGGTACTTCTAAAAGAAAACGGGTTTATAATTACTAATTCCTATAATCGATATGAAAACTATTTATCATATGAGTTAATAGACAGATCAgtcaaaataaaacatttgttTAGAGAGCATTGAAATGTTTATTGGGGTTAGGTAATACACATTTTAGTTAAGTTGATTTCTAGCGAGGCAAGGTAAGTCCTATAGTGGTTTACTCTTCAGAAGGTCGAATAGTGGTAGTACGAGGAGAAGGAGTTCGAGATGTTCTACGAGTGGTAGTTCGTCGAGAAGAAGGAGTTCTGGTTGTTGGGGTCCTACGAGTGGTAGTTCGGCGAGAAGATGGAGTTCTAGTTGTTCGTGTCCTACGAGTAGTGGTTCGACGATTTGAAGGGTTCCTAGTTGTTCGGCCCCCACGAGCTGTTGTTCCACCAGAAGAAGGAGTCTGAGTTTGGGGAGCAGGATTTCGAGGAGTGGTCGTCCTTGGAGACGGTGGACCACCGGGGGAAGGTGGACCACCTCCACCTCCAACGCTTCTTCTGACGTTCTCGCAGTTTACGGGGGCGCAACGTTCGAGTGTCACTATAAAgggaaataataatttaatattagcTTTTCACCTTAGGGATGGATGGTAAGTTACGTACATCGACAAGAGGCCAGGCTCAATTCGCAACGGGTTACATTACGCCAGTTGGTAATGCCACGGGCCTGGCGACAGTGATTGTTGAATATGTTTGATACATCATTGTCCCTTCCCAACCTCCGTTCATTTCGTCGGCATTTTTCGTTTTCAGTACGGCAAATATCGCTTGGCCTGGGAGTTTGAGCCTGAACAGCCACGAAGATGCAGGCGATAGCTAAAACAGGATTGCAATTGGGTTAACAATCGATATGTAATATTATTAACACGTCGACCTAGATCCTTACCAAAAAGAAGAGTAGTTTTTAGCATTTTGGTATTGCCGCTAAGAACTTGGTTGACTTCAGTGCTTAAAATCAGCTCGTACTCGCGCTTTTATAAAGTGCTAAACAGCCTTCGGAAAAAACCCATGGCAACTGTGGCATAATAGCTTTTTATTAAAACCAGGAAGTGATTGTTTTCATGCCCTTTAATGAGCTCAAAAGACGACCcagtttatataaatttattaaaaagagCTTATGTAAGTTTTGTAAACCTATTGTTCTATATTCATAACCTTTACTCTTTGTTATAAAACATCTGGTTTGGTAGCTGCATACTTTTGCAGAGTTTGGTGTTTATATAAAGTGGGGTTGGAGTGAGCACTTCGGTAGTTAGCTAACTGATAAGTTCCCGTCAAGTGCTATCAAGACAAAATAATGCATATCAAAGCTATTTTGGCCGTATTAACTGGTATGTTTGGGTCTAAAAGTGTGTCCCTAAACTACATAACCTATTTTTCTGGCTTGTAGTCCTTATTGTGACCCTGGTCGCAGGACAAAATCGGAACTGCGATGAGTTGACCAGGAGCTGTGAACGCTGCGTGGAGAGGTTAAACAACCGAAATGATCGTGAACTGCCAATCTTCAACAGGGAGTGCAG
Encoded here:
- the LOC119554558 gene encoding salivary glue protein Sgs-3, with the protein product MLKTTLLFAIACIFVAVQAQTPRPSDICRTENEKCRRNERRLGRDNDVSNIFNNHCRQARGITNWRNVTRCELSLASCRLTLERCAPVNCENVRRSVGGGGGPPSPGGPPSPRTTTPRNPAPQTQTPSSGGTTARGGRTTRNPSNRRTTTRRTRTTRTPSSRRTTTRRTPTTRTPSSRRTTTRRTSRTPSPRTTTIRPSEE
- the LOC119555188 gene encoding uncharacterized protein LOC119555188, encoding MHLKTLLSVFAVLCLTLVAGQERDCDEIARRCESCVRRLNNPSDRELPNFNRQCREKTQRNWRWRNVGRCELSRLSCLGWERRMSCADVAELAGMERRRD
- the LOC119554394 gene encoding uncharacterized protein LOC119554394, producing MFYYIDFGRPNIENYNYVDPEEPLDDHLTRPNVEYPQSDNEVNEYYDDHYENEDHITIDPTDPPDPQTEASSDIGDQSYDDHLTTEVEFFDDNVNDEYDEQPFPEILDASIEGVLHNDQEYSDLDLDPNINEIEDRIVRYAMQKWREEI
- the LOC119554785 gene encoding uncharacterized protein LOC119554785, coding for MSKIILFIALICLCVVVHAQNEREICRRVNDRCLSRAERNGRNNDVSDSFNESCRRTERNWRNITRCELARATCILTLERCESLSCENVRRAVDRRPTE
- the LOC119555189 gene encoding uncharacterized protein LOC119555189, which gives rise to MIPISSAKLNSKLANRSLQSEGEYARGCISLLIGMVLGVCLAGIIFYPTLPNEVYRNNSQNILKIIKLEVPRNVSENATSNSKLGVVSVSPELSINSTHEASDEVNKSNDI
- the LOC119555196 gene encoding uncharacterized protein LOC119555196 — its product is MHIKAILAVLTVLIVTLVAGQNRNCDELTRSCERCVERLNNRNDRELPIFNRECRERTRRNWRWRNVGRCELTRLNCLGADRRMNCNDIAEIAGMDRVN